In Thamnophis elegans isolate rThaEle1 chromosome 13, rThaEle1.pri, whole genome shotgun sequence, one DNA window encodes the following:
- the LOC116517219 gene encoding uncharacterized protein LOC116517219 codes for MDAVKYASRALSSSVASRRLLWLHHWQAESRTKWHLAGADYAGDKLFVASLDPILVEDKNKRKVFPATTRRSDHRHALYPRRTSYCPPESDVQNQRDRALGSPTRQGASVVPASIPESRDERHQLQNLSVTSGAAFAPLVAAQALDKGTSEEGTHNGHEPVWLGSTPGDPDSPGTLDSNRPAQQHKLVGAQGYPSGPSSLQDHRDRSPCPGLDGQRGSQGPREQARGHTFQGPSR; via the exons AtggatgcagttaagtatgcTTCTCGAGCCTTGTCATCCTCTGTAGCGTCCAGGCGCCTGTTGTGGTTGCACCACTGGCAGGCGGAGTCCCGGACTAAGTGGCACCTGGCAGGAGCAGACTACGCCGGGGACAAGCTTTTCGTTGCCTCACTGGATCCTATCCTGGTGGAGGACAAAAATAAGCGGAAGGTCTTCCCGGCTACGACCAGACGGTCAGATCACCGGCATGCTCTGTACCCCAGGAGAACATCTTACTGCCCGCCTGAATCGGACGTCCAGAACCAGAG GGATCGTGCCTTGGGCTCGCCTACACGCCAGGGAGCttcagtggttcctgcttccataCCAGAGAGCCGGGACGAGCGACACCAACTTCAAAATTTGAGTGTCACTTCAGGTGCTGCTTTCGCTCCGTTGGTGGCTGCCCAAGCACTAGACAAGGGAACCAGCGAGGAGGGTACTCACAACGGACATGAGCCTGTTTGGCTGGGGAGCACGCCTGGAGACCCAGATAGCCCAGGGACGCTGGACTCCAACAGACCTGCgcaacaacataaactggttggagctcagggctaTCCATCTGGCCCTTCGTCACTTCAAGACCACCGTGACCGGTCACCATGTCCTGGTCTTGACGGACAACGTGGCAGCCAAGGCCCACGTGAACAGGCAAGGGGGCACACATTCCAAGGCCCTTCGCGATGA